Sequence from the Methanobacterium alkalithermotolerans genome:
AAAAGATACAATAAATGCCATAAAAGAAACAGCGCCTGCCAGGTAGAAGGTTAACCACCATCTCTTTTTATGGGCTATAGCCGCCACACTCATTAAAATTCCAGCCAGGGCTACAATAAACCAGGGACTGGGCACAGAATAAAACTGGGTGGACCGGGTGGCCGGACCACTAGGGTAATTCCAGGTGGCGGTAATTATATAGGACCCTCCGGTTTGAAAGGAATCATAGGGGAAATCCACATTGGTGGTATTCCAGAGGAAGGTACGGGATTCTCCTCTTCTAAGTTGACCTACATCATATACCACACTTTCCACCAGCTGATTAGTGGGACCATACCTGATTTCCAGGGTCAGGGTACCCCAGGGTATGTTACCGGAACCTGTATTGGCAGTAGTAACCCTGAACTGGATAGGGCCCTCAGTGGTATATGGAGCACCCACCGGAGTTAGTTCGGTTATGGTTCCCTTACCTGCTGATAGTTCCACTTCCTGGCTACTATCATTACTAAGATTAAAAGAAACATTATCCTCAGCAAAGGCCATACCCAGTAATCCGGGCAGCAAAAGGGCTACTATTAATATAATTCTCAGATTCAAACCAGCACCTTTAAATATATAGTATTACATTATATGGTACTCTTTTATATAAAAATATATAACAATTCAAAAAAAATTTATAAATTTTTACCAGGTGCTCCCTTTGGAAATAATAAAAGAAGAGATACAAAAAAAAATTGAAGATTTACGTAAAGAAATAGGGCATGAGGAAGCAGAAGTAAATATAAAGGAGATAATCTATATCCCTGCTGAGGAAAAACTCATAATAATCACCCCGGATAGGCCGGATAAATCCGCAGTTATTGGAAAAGGGGGATGGGTGGTAGGTCGCCTCAAAGAATCTTTAGGGGTTAAAAATATCCATGTGGCAGCTTACGTGGATATAATGGTTAAAGAGTACCGGATGAAACTGGCCCTTAAAAAACTCAATAATTTCTTATCCCTGGATAACCCTCTACCATTATCTAACCTAAAAAAACTGCTTTTAAAAAAGATGGAAAACCCTCATGATTTTAATTTTATGGATTATTTTAATTTAACAGATCATCCTTATAATGATTCTTCTGATATTAAAAATGATCAACATACCCTGGTTGCATTATCTGGTGGTGTGGATAGTAGTTTTTCTCTTATAATCGCTCATCTTTTAGGATTTAATCCCCTGGCTCTCACCGTGGATCCTGGAACCATAGTCTTACCTAACCATTTTAAAAATAATATAGAGTCCCTGTGCCACTTACTTAAAGTACCCCAGGTATATGTTCCGGCTGATTTTACCGGTATCATAAATGATAGTTTCCAGGGACGCTTCCATCCCTGTGGGCCCTGCTCAAAAAAAGTTCATGAAAAAATTTTTGACTATGCCCATAAAAATAATTTTAAAATAGTTATTTTTGGTGATTTATTATCC
This genomic interval carries:
- a CDS encoding archaeosortase/exosortase family protein; this encodes MNLRIILIVALLLPGLLGMAFAEDNVSFNLSNDSSQEVELSAGKGTITELTPVGAPYTTEGPIQFRVTTANTGSGNIPWGTLTLEIRYGPTNQLVESVVYDVGQLRRGESRTFLWNTTNVDFPYDSFQTGGSYIITATWNYPSGPATRSTQFYSVPSPWFIVALAGILMSVAAIAHKKRWWLTFYLAGAVSFMAFIVSFFIITGLDTWIMGIEAQNIAALATAFGIPSEFLPPNAFIFPDPTGWSIFGIGMECSAIIEIGVLSGLLILYPGYSWKRKTKYAAIGIGITYGANLIRMMSIVYLVNIFGKPALYVAHAFVGKIIFFIFIIVLYWYLLTRPTLSIVRNNIKGGKFE
- a CDS encoding ATPase → MEIIKEEIQKKIEDLRKEIGHEEAEVNIKEIIYIPAEEKLIIITPDRPDKSAVIGKGGWVVGRLKESLGVKNIHVAAYVDIMVKEYRMKLALKKLNNFLSLDNPLPLSNLKKLLLKKMENPHDFNFMDYFNLTDHPYNDSSDIKNDQHTLVALSGGVDSSFSLIIAHLLGFNPLALTVDPGTIVLPNHFKNNIESLCHLLKVPQVYVPADFTGIINDSFQGRFHPCGPCSKKVHEKIFDYAHKNNFKIVIFGDLLSTGCQSILSSEGIIRINLPALLGVSKQELKKVSYHFGVKKVAGFGCPLLGEVEKKFPHMSRYSIQRVLRETRSGALEPGEALELIWSSCKHFK